The nucleotide window CCCCCAAGGGCCCGCGCGCGACGAACGTCGAGCGCCTGTAAGGACACTCGCAGTCGCCGACAGGCGACGACCGAGCACCACACGACTTCACGATTTTAGGGACGCCGACCGAACAGCGGCGACTCCGACGCTGTAGGCAGGGTCGATACCCGACTGCTTCAGATCCTGAGCAGCGCGAACGGCCCGCCGAGCGCCATCGCCAGGCCGACGAGGCCGAAGACGACCGCGACGACGCGGAGGAGCGTCACCTGCGCGTCGGTCGGCTCGATCGTCGCCAGGCTCCCGTCGGGGGACCGGATCCGCCGCGCGGAGAGTTCGCGCGGCTTCCACGCCATCGCGAACGCGACGACTGCGAACAGGAGGCCGAAGAGGCGGAACAGCCCGAACCCGGGACCGAACTGGAGGGGGATCACGGGCGGGGGTTGGTTCGGACGTAGATGAACGCCACGGTATCGCCGCCGAATCCCCTTTCCAACTGGCGACCCGACGTCCGCGTGTATGAGCAAGACACCCGACGCCGGCGCTGCCGGCACGTTCGACCTCGACGGGGAGACGACCGTGAACCGAATGGGATTCGGCGCGATGCGGCTCTGCGGCGAGGGCATCATCGGCCGCCCCGACGACGAGGACGAAGCACGCGAGGTCGTCGGGCACGCGCTCGACCTGGGCGTCGACTTCGTCGACACCGCGGACTCCTACGGCCCCGGCGTCTCCGAGCGCCTCCTCCGGGAGGCCGGCGCGCCCGAGGACGCCGTCGTCGCGACGAAGGCGGGGCTGCTCCGCGACGATAGCGGGGAGTGGAAACCCCACGCCGACCCCGACTACGTCAGGAACCAGGTGCTCGTCAGCAAGGACCGCCTCGGCGTGGACACCATCGACCTCTACCAGCTCCACCGGCCCGACCCGGACACCCCGTTCGCCGACAGCGTCGCGGCGTTCGCGGAGCTGAAGGACGAGGGACACGTCTCGCACGTCGGCCTCTCGAACGTCTCCGTCGAACAACTGGACGAGGCGAGAGAGCAGGTCGACGTCGCGACCGTCCAGAACGACTACAACGTGGCGAACCGCGAGCACGAGGACGTGCTCGAGGCCTGCGAGGACGCGGGCGTCGGGTTCATCCCCTACTTCCCGCTCGCCGCGGGCGACCTCGGCGACGCCGCCGCCCCCCTCGCCGAGATCGCCGACGAACACGACGCCACCGAGCGCCAGGTCGCGCTCGCCTGGCTGCTCGGCCGGTCGGACGTGACGCTCCCGATCCCGGGCACGTCGAGCGTCGACCACCTCAAGGAGAACGTCGGCGCGGCCGAACTCGAACTGTCCGACGACGAACTCGCGCGCCTCACGGACGCGGCCTGATCAGGCCGCGCGCCAGCTCCGGAGGTCCCGCGCGACCAGGACCGACACCAGCACGAGCGCGACGACGGACCCGAGGACCGTCACGGGGGACCACTCGAGCACGAGACCGTACAGCAGCGCCAGCATGGCGACGACGCCCACGACGAGCACGACCAGATAGCGAATCAACCAGTCCTCCGCCGCTCTCTCGCCCATTGTCGTCCGGAACTCCAACGGGGTCCGTAAAAAGACCGTCGTCATCCCGTCGCTATGGGGCGGAGAGGAGTCCCACGAGTCCCGGGGCGAACGCCCAGCCCACCAGCGCCGCCGCGAGCGCGCCACCGACTAGGTCGGCGCGACCCGGCCGGAGGTCCGGGCGCGTCGGGTCCCAGGAGAGGCATCGGGCGCGCATCGCGACGGCGAGCCTGTCGGCACGGCCGAGCGCGCGACCGAGTCCGGCCGCCGCGACGAGCCGAACTCGATCCCGGAG belongs to Halorarum halophilum and includes:
- a CDS encoding aldo/keto reductase, with amino-acid sequence MSKTPDAGAAGTFDLDGETTVNRMGFGAMRLCGEGIIGRPDDEDEAREVVGHALDLGVDFVDTADSYGPGVSERLLREAGAPEDAVVATKAGLLRDDSGEWKPHADPDYVRNQVLVSKDRLGVDTIDLYQLHRPDPDTPFADSVAAFAELKDEGHVSHVGLSNVSVEQLDEAREQVDVATVQNDYNVANREHEDVLEACEDAGVGFIPYFPLAAGDLGDAAAPLAEIADEHDATERQVALAWLLGRSDVTLPIPGTSSVDHLKENVGAAELELSDDELARLTDAA